CCGGACGGTGATCGTGGCCTTCGGCACGGTGATCGGCCTCTACCTGCTCTGGCGCGCGTTCCGCTGACCGCCCGGCCCCCGGTCGGTCGACCTGGATGTACCCCGGCAGCCGCAGCCGGCCGGGCCCCTGCGCCACCGGGTGCGGTGGGCAGGGGCCCGGCCTGCCCGGTCAGGCGACCGGTTCCGGGGCGGCGTCGGCGTCCCGGTTCGGGCCGGGGGTGACCCGCGGGTCACCCTCGTCGGCGAAGTAGTCGTCGGACGCGGTGCCGTCGACCCCGTCGGCGACCTTCGCCGCCCGCAGCGCCAGCGTCACCAACGCCGCGACCACCAGGTTCACCAGGACGGCCACGATGCCCACGTAGATCGTCTTCTTGGTGTCGAAGCCGAACTCCGACAGCGGGAAGGCGGAGCCGGCGAAGTGCTTGCGGCCGGTCACCGGGTTGCCGATCTGGTAGAGCATCCACATGCCCACGCTCATGCCGGCCGCCCAGCCGGCGACCAGCGCGCCCCGGTGGAACCAACGGGTGTAGAGGCCCAACGCCACCGCCGGCAGCGTCTGCAGGATGATCACGCCGCCGATGAGCTGGAGGTCGATGGAGAACTGCGGGTCGAGGAAGACGATGCAGGCCACCGCCCCGACCTTCACCACCAGCGAGGTGATCTTGGAGACGTTGGCCTCCTGGGCCGCGGTGGCGTCCCGCTTCAGGTACTCCTTGTAGATGTTGCGGGTGAACAGGTTCGCCGCCGCGATCGACATGATCGCCGCCGGCACCAGCGCGCCGATGCCGATGGCCGCGTACGCCACCCCGGCGAACCAGTCGGGGAACTGCTGGTCGAACAGGACCGGCACGATGGTGTTGCCGTCCGTGCTGCCGGCCGTCGCCCCCGGCAGCGGCTTCACGTCGGCCGCGATGGCCATGTAGCCGAGCAGCGCGATCAGCCCGAGCAGCAGGCTGTACGCGGGCAGCGCCGACATGTTCCGCTTGATCACGTCCCGGTTCCGACTGGCCAGCACGCCGGTGATGCTGTGCGGGTAGAGGAAGAGCGCCAGCGCCGAGCCGAACGCCAGGGTGACGTACTGGAGCTGGTTGTTGGCGTTGAGCAGGACGCCGTCGTTCGGGTTCGGTGACGCGGCGAACTTCGCCTCGGCGGAGTCGAAGATCGCGCCCCAGCCGCCCAGCTTGTACGGCAGCCAGAGCACCGCCACCAGGATCACGATGTAGATCAGGGTGTCCTTGACGAACGCGATAAGCGCCGGCGCCCGCAGCCCCGACTGGTACGTGTACGCGGCGAGGATCGCGAAGGCGATGATGATCGGCAGGTGCCGGGCCAGCGCGCTCTCCCCGGTCACGCCCATCGTCTTGAGCACCGCCTCGATGCCGACCAGTTGCAGCGCGATGTACGGCATGGTCGCGACGATGCCGGTGATCGCCACCAGCAGCGCCAGCACCGGCGAGTCGAACCGGCGACGGACGAAGTCGGCCGGGGTGACGAACCCGTGCCGGTGCGAGACCGACCAGAGCCGGCAGAGCACCAGGAAGACCAGCGGGTAGATGACGATCGTGTACGGCACCGCGAAGAAGCCCATCGCGCCCGCGCCGAACACCAGCGCCGGCACCGCCACGAAGGTGTACGCCGTGTAGAGGTCACCGCCGACCAGGAACCAGGTGATCCAGCCGCCGAAGTTGCGCCCGCCCAGCCCCCACTCGTCGAGGTGGGCCATGTCGCGCGGCGCCCGCCACCGGGCCGCCACGAACCCCATCGCGCTGACCAGCAGGAAGAGCGCCGTGAAGATGATGATCTCGGTGAGATGGTCGCGCCACATCAGCGGTCCTCCTCTGATCGCGGCTGCGGGGCTCGCAGGCCCGGCTCACTCCTCGCGCTCACGGCGCCCCGCTTCTTCGTCATCTGGTACACCAGCGTCGTGGTGGCCACGCCGAGCAGGATGTAGGCCAGTTGCAGCCAGTAGAAGCGCGGGAAGCCGAGGATCCTGGGCGAGTCCGCGTTGAAGAGGGCCGGGATCAGCGGCACCACGATCGGGATGAAGAGCAACCAGTTCCAGGGGCTGTGGTCCTTCGCCCTGGACGACGCCGCCTGCGGCGTCTCCGGGTCCGGTGCAGCCATACACACCTCCGGTAAGTCGTAACTCGCCATGTGACGGCCGGAGGCTACGGCCGTGTGAGCGCGGTCACGTTCGATCGGAGGAGTCCGCTGCGCCGAACGGCCGCCAACCTGCGCCGAACGGCACAGGTCGACGGCCGGGCGGCCAGGAGATCAGCGGGCGGCGAGGTGGGCGGTGTCGTTGACCGAGCGGACCGCGACCCCGCCGTCGGGCCACATGTCGAACACCGAGATGCCGGCCGCGTCCAGGTAGAGCCGGTGCAGGAAGTCGTCGCCGGCCGCGAGGGCGTCGCGCAGCGCCAGCTTGATCGGCGAGACGTGCGAGACCACGACCACCGTCTCCCCCGGGTACGCCTCCCGCAGCCCCGCCACGGCCCGGGCGGTCCGTTCGGCGACGGTGGCGAAGGACTCCCCGCCGGGCGGGGCGACCCGGGTCGAGGCGAGCCAGGCGTCCAGCTCACCCGGCCAGCCCTCGCGCACCTCGGCGAAGGTGCGACCGTCCCAGTCGCCGAAGTCGCACTCGATCCAGTCGTCCTGCCGGCGTACCGGGAGGTCGCCCAGCGCCGCGGCGATCGCCTCGGCGGTGGCCGTACACCGGGACAGCGGTGAGCTGAGCACGGCCGCGACGGACGGGGCGAGCTGGGCCACCCGGGCGGCCGTGGCCCGGGCCTGGGCCCGGCCGGTGTCGGACAGCGGCACGTCGGCGCGGCCGGCGTAGCGCTGCTGGACGGTCCACTCGGTCTCGCCGTGCCGGACCAGGATCAGCCGGGTGGCGGTGAAGCTCGGCCGAGGCTCCCAGGAGGGCTTGACCGTCGCCGGGTCGCTGCCGCCGGTACGGGTCGCGGCGCGGGCGGCCGCCTCGCGGGCGGCGACGCGGGCCGGCGAGTCGGGAGCCGCCACCGCACGCGGCGCCTCGGCCTCGACCCGCTGGACCACTGTGCCGGCGGCGGCGTCCATCGCCGCGTTGGCCAGCGCGTCGGCGTGCTTGTTGCGCTCCCGGGGAATCCAGCTGAACCGGACCGAGTCGAAGCGGTCGACCAGCGCGGCGGCCTGCGCGGCGAGCGGGCGCAGCCCCGGATGCTTGATCTGCCAGCGGCCGGACATCTGCTCGACCACCAGCTTCGAGTCCATCCGCGCCTCGACCTCGGACGCGCCCAGCTCGGCGGCGGCCTCCAGACCGGCGATCAGCCCCCGGTACTCGGCCACGTTGTTGGTGTTCGTCCCGATCGCCTCCGAGCGTTCCGCCAGCACCTCACCGGAGTCCCGGTCCCGGACCACCGCGCCGTAGCCGGCCGGCCCGGGATTGCCCCGGGACCCGCCGTCGGCCTCGACGACGACCGCGCGCACCGCCACCGGCTACAGACCCGACTCGTTGGTGCGGACCATGATCCGGCGGCACTCCTCGCAACGGACCACGTCGTCCGGGGCCGACTTGCGGATCCGGGCCAGGTCCGCGCCGGAGAGCTCCAGCCGGCAGCCGCCGCAGCGCCCGGCGGTGAGCAGCGCCGCGCCCAGGCCGGTGTCCTCGCGGATCTTGTCGTACAGGGTCACCAGGTCGGCGGGGAGGTCGGCGGCGAGCGGCTTGCGCGCCGCCTTCTTGAACTCCTCTTCCTTGGCGATCTCGGCCAGGCTGTCGTCGCGGCGCTGCTCCGCCGCCGCGCGCCGCTCCCGCGCGTCGGCCAGCTTGGCCTCGATCCCGTCGAGGACGCCCTGCGCGGTCTCCCGCTGCTCCATCAGCTCCAGCTCGGCGTCCTCCAGGTCGCCCTGCCGGCGGTTGAGCGAGACCAGCTCGTGCTGGAGCGCCTCCAGCTCCCGGGCCGGGCCGGTGCCGGCGGCGAGCCGGTCCTCGTCCTTGCTCTTGCGGGCGCGGACCTGGTCGATGTCCTTCTCCAGCCGGGCGATGTCGCGGTCCAGGTCGTCGACGGCGACCTGGGCCCGGACCCGCTCGTCCTCCAGCGCGGACAGCTCACGCGCGAGGGCCTCCAGCTCGGCCCGCTCGGGCAGCGCCCGGCGACGGTGGGCGAGCTGGGCCAGCGAGGTGTCGATCGCCTGGAGGTCGAGCAGGCGGCGCTGGACCTGGGGTTCAGCCTTCACGGTGGGGCTCCTTGTCGTCCAGTGTGGGCGCGGCGGCGTGCACGGTCCAGGGGTCGGTGTCCAGATCGGACACCACGGTCTGCACGCCGAGGTCGGCCCGGAGGTGGGCGGCCAGGTCGTCCAGCCAGGGTCGTTCGGTCGCCCAGTGGGCGGCGTCCAGCAGGGCGGGGCCACCGGCGGCGAGGTGCTCACCGGCCGGGTGGTGCCGCAGGTCGGCGGTGAGGAAGGCGTCCACCCCGGCGGCGCTCGCCTCGGCGAGGAAGGAGTCGCCGGAGCCGCCGCTGACCGCGAGGGTACGCACCACCCGCTCCGGGTCGCCGGCGGCGCGGACGCCCCAGGCGGTGGCGGGCAGCACGTCGGCGGCGTGCCGGGTCAGCTCGGCCAGGGTCATCGGGGCGGGCAGCTCGCCGATCCGGCCGATCCCCCGGCCCGGCCCGTCGGCCGCCGAGCCCGGGGCGGGGCGGTGCAGCGGGCGCAGCCCGGTCAGCCCGAACCGGGCGGCGAGGGCGTCGGAGACACCCGGGTCCGCCACGTCGGCGTTGGTGTGCGCCACGTACAGGGCCACGTCGGCGCGGATCAGGTCGTGCACGATCCGCCCCTTGTACGTCGTCGGGGCGACCGAGGAGACGCCGCGCAGCAGCAGCGGGTGGTGCGCCACGATCATGTCCGCCCCGGCGGCGAGCGCCTCGGCGACCGTCTCCGGCACCACGTCGACCACGCAGGCGACCCGGCGTACGGCGGTGGTGGGCTCGCCGAGCACCAGGCCGACCCGGTCCCACTCCTCGGCCCAGGCCCGTGGGTACCGGCGCTCCAGCGCCGCCACCACGTCGGCCACGGTCGGTGGGGCTGCGGTTGTGCTCACGGCCGGTCAGCTTACCGGCGCGGACCGGGAAGCACGGCCACGCCCGCCGCCCGTGTTCCCCGGCACAGCCGCCACCCGTCGAGGTGGCCGGACGGACATGATCGACTCCGTTTGCGGTGTGTCGCGGTGTCCTTGCTCGCGAACACCGTGACACACCGCGAACGGTGGCTCGCCGCGGCCCGGCCCGGGTCGGCTCGCCGCGGCCCGGTCAGGCGGCCGGGGTGAGGCGGCACCGGTCGGGCAGGGCGGCCACCGCCGCCTCCCACGGGAAGGCGTGCAGGTGACGCTCCCCGGTGCCCGGCGGGTGCAGCGGGACGACGTGCTCGCCGTAGAGCACCGTGGTGCCCCACTCCCGCAGCCGGGCCAGGCCGGCCTGGAACGACGGGTGCGCGGCCATCGCGGCGTTGGTGAACGGGACCGCCACCACCGGCAGCCCCTTGCCCTGTCCCTCGATCAACAGGCCCAGCGCGAGCGTGTCGGTGATCCCCGCCGCCCACTTGTTGACGGTGTTGACCGTCGCCGGGCAGACGATCATCGCGTCGGCCGGGGGCAGCAGGTCCGGGTCACCCGCGTTCTTGTAGTGGGTGCGCACCGGGTGGCCGGTCTGCCGGGCCAGCGCGGCCCGGTCGACGAACTTCGCCCCGTCCGGCGTGGTGACCACGCAGACGTCCCAGCCGTCGCGCTGGGCCAGCTCGACGAGGCGACCGATGTGACGTGCCAGCGGCGAACCGCAGGCGATGACGTAGAGCACCTCACGGCGCTCGCTGGTGGGGTGCGGACCGCTCATCCGGCCGGCACCGCGTTCATACTCCGACTCCCATGTGCTCAGCCAACTCCGCAATCGGCGGAGGCGGCGCACCCCGTGTGCGACGCAGCACGTCCGACATCACCTCGTGCGCGATCGGCCGGCAGCGGATCTCCGAGGGGGCGAGCCGGTCGCCGCGCAGCAGCATCTCCCCGGCGTTGGCGACGTCGCCGATCTGGGCGTACCCCCGGGCGATGTCGAGCAGGTGGTGCGCGCGGCGCTCGGGCAGCAGCGCGTTGAACGCCGGCTCCGGGATGCGCTGGTGGATGTCCACGGCCCGCCCGCCGTCACCCAGCTCGACCGCGGCGGCGGCGCGGTGCAGCTCCAGGTTGGTCGGGCCGAACGAGGTCCAGTAGTGGTCCTGGTCGCTGCCGAGCATGGTGGCCGCCTCGTGCGCGCCGTTGAACAGGTCGTCCACGGTCGCCGAGTCGCCGATCCGGGCGGCGGCCATCGCGCCCTGCAGCAGCAGCATCCCGTAGACGGAGAGCCGGTCCGGCTCGGCGTCGTTCATGCCGCCGGGGGCGAGCCGGTTGGCGATGGTGACGTTCAGCTCCAGCGCGGGGCGGGCCCGGCCCATGGCGACCAGGGCGTTGCAGACCCGGGTGGTGGCCACGCCGGCCAGCAGCTGGTCGTCGGCGCGCTGGGCGACCGCCATCGACCGGTCGGCGGCGAGCCACGCCAGGTCGCACTCACCGAGCTTGCGCAGCACCGAGGAGGCGATCTGGTAGACCTGCCCGAGCAGGTGGGCGGCCTCCTTCGCCTGGTCGCCGCCGAAGCCGGCGTCGGCGGCCTGGGCGTCGCGCAGCAGCTTCGGCAGGGCCCGGGTGAGCATGCCGTAGCGGCCGTACTGGTAGGTGAGCCAGGCGTGGTTGACCGCCTTGCGCATGTCGGCCAGCGGCGGCGGGTACGGCGCGGCGTCGAAGTACGCGCTCATCGAGTCGTACCGCTCCAGGGCGGCCCGGATCTCCTGCACCTCGATCTGGTCGATGCAGTTGAGCGCGTCGGTGCGCCGCTCCGGGTCCTTGCCGAGCAGCAGTTGCACGTCGACCTGGAGGATGTCGGCGATCTCGTAGAGGACGGAGAACTTGTCGAGCCGGCGCACGCCCCGCTCGACCTTGTCGACCCAGCTCTTGGACTTGCCCAGCCGGTCGGCGAAGACCTGCTGGGACATCTTGCGCCGCCCGCGCCAGTAGGCGACCCGCCGCCCTATGGGTAGCTCGTCCATCCCCTGCTCCTCCCCCTCGTCAGCCGTCCGGTGGATCACCCGGCCGACCCCCCGCGGGCGCGGCGGTCCGTCCGAATCAGGTTTTCGCTGGTCGCACAGGTTGTGCGTCAGCCGTACGGCCAGTCCTCGTACTTTTCGTGCAAGTTGCACGAGCCGTTCGACAGCTCAACGATCGCGGGTTACGGCAGTGACGGCGCTCGACATGTTGCCTGACGGGACGTTCGTTCGGGGCGAGGGGAGATCAGGAGAATGTGGGGGAACGTCGGACCGCGGGTCGCTCAACTGTCGTCGATCGAACGGGTCCGGCTGCGCCGGATCGCCGTGCGGTACGCCGTGCACGGCTGGGAGGTGACCCCCGGCGCCTGCCTGGCCCGCAGCCGCTTCGTCTGCGGCCGGGCCGGCTGCCCGACCGTCGGCTGCCACCCCGCCCTGGAGGACTGGGAGCACGCCGCCAGCGCCGACCCGGCCCGGGTGGCGACCTGGTGGCGCAGCCGCCCGCACGGGGTGCTGCTGCCCACCGGACGCGCCTTCGACGTGCTGGAGGTGGCGGCACACCTCGGCCGGCACGTCCTCGACGCGATCCCGTCGCACCCGGCCGGCCCGGGCGTGCGCGGCCCGGTGCTGGTGACCCCGACCGGCCGGTGGATGTTCCTGGTCCGCCCCGGCGACCCGCTCCGCCCCGAACTGGAGCACTGCTTCCACGTCGTACGCCACGGGCCCGGCTCGTGGGTCGCCGCCCCGCCGACCCGGCTGCCCGAGGGCCCGGTCCGGTGGGCGGTCGCCCCGGAGCAGGCGCGCTGGCGGCTGCCCGACTCGTACCTGGTGCAGAACACCATCGTCGAGGCGCTGCGGGCCACCGGGGTGACGCTCACCCCGGACCTGCTCCCCGGCCAGCTACCGCTGCCCCGCCGGGGTCACTGATCCGACTCCACGAGGTCCGACAGCGACCCGCCCGGCGGCCGGGTCGTTGAACCGGTGACGGCGCGCTCGCGCCAGGAGCGGGGGTACGAGATGTCCAGGGACGACGCGGCACGGCACCCCGGCGGCGCCGAACCGCCACCGCACCACCGCCGGCCGTACCGCTGGTCGGGCACCCGCCCGGGCGGATCCCGCCCGGAACGCGCCCGCCCCTCGGCCACCCACCCCGCCGGCACCCGCCGCCCCGCCCGCTGACCCTCCCCCACCACCGCCGCCTGGCCGCGCACTTTCAGAGAAAGTGGCGCTATTCCGCCGTCGTTAGCCACTCTTTCTCTGAAAGTGCAGCGGGAAGGGCGCGGGGTGGAGGCAGCGGGAAGAGGGCGGGGTGGAGGCGGGTCAGGGGGCGAGGGGGAGGGCCGTGGAGTGGAGGAGGCGGGCGTCGTCGGTGACGACGGCGTGCAGGTGGCCGTCGAGGCGGTCGAGCCAACCGACGCCGGACTCCCCCATCGCCATCGCGGCGGTCGCGTACGCGTCGGCCAGGCCCAGGTCCGCCCCGACCACGGTGACCGAGCGCAGTCCACGGGCCGGCACACCCCGGCGCGGGTCGTGGACGTGGTGGCCCCGATGCTGCACGCCGGACGTGGCGACCGCCAGGTCGGTGCCGGCGAGCACCAGGCAGGTAGCCGTCGGGTCCCACGGGTGCGCGACGCCGATCCGCCACGGCAGTCCGGTCGGGGACAGCCCGCGCACCACCACGTCGCCGCCGGCGTTGAGGCAGTGGTTGCCCGCCCCGGCGGCGACCAGCCGGTCCGAGGCGACCTGCGCCGACCAGCCCTTCACGTAGCCGGACGGGTCGAGCCGGCCGGTGGCGTACGCGTCGAAGAACCCGTCGGTGGCCCGCCACAGGTCGGCGCAGCGGTCCAGCACCGCCCGCAGGTTGGCCGACGCCTCGGCCGGCGCCAGCTCGCCCCGGTCGAGGCGGCACACCTCGCTGTCGTCGCGCCAGGTGCTGAACCGGGCGTCGACCTCGCGCAGCCAGTCGAAGGTCTGCTCGGCCAGCTCGTGCAGGGTCGCGGCGGGCAGGTCGTCGGCCAGGTCCAGGCTGATCGCCGTACCCATGATCTGCGCGACCCGGCGCAGGCCGGGCCGGACCGGCGCCACCGGCACCTCAGCGGGCCCGGTCGATCGCGGCCTGCAACGACCGCTGGTACGCCTCGCTGGTAGCGGTGGCGTCGGAGACGGTGTCCAGGTCAGCGCTCTGCCGGCGCACCACCTCGCCGGACGTCCCGCTGTAGGTGGCCTGCACGTTGTCGCTGCGCTGCCCCGACTGCCCGCTCTGCGGCAACCCGATGCCGGTGGCGTTGACGATGCGGGTGCCGGAGAGGGTGATCTGGACCGACAGGGTGCCGTACTCGTAGCTGACCTGCGGGCCGCTGACGGTGCGCAGGGTGGGCCTCGGCGCGCTGGTGGTGGGGGCGGGCGCCGCCGGTCGGGGGGCGGCGGTGTCGGCCCGGGCGGTCGGGCTCCGCTTCGCCCCGTCGGTGGGGCGGGCGGACGGGGCCCGACCGGAGGCGGCCGGGGTGGGGGTGGCCTCGGGCCGCGCGGACGGGTCGGCGGGGGCGGGGGCGACGGGTGGCTGCGCGACGGCGGCGACCTGGCCGGCCCCCGGGGGGCCCTTGAGCACCACCAGGGCGGTGGTGCCGGCGGCCAGGCCGGTGATCGCGAGGAGCGCGCGACGCATCTGGGGTGCCTCTCTACAGCTCGAACGTGGCGAGGTGGATCTGCCGGCGGGGCACGCCCGCGGCGCGCAGCGCCCGGACCGACTCCTGGACCAGGCCGGCCGGGCCGCAGAGGTAGACGTCGCGGCGGGCCACGTCCGGCACCAGGCGGCGCAGCCCGTCCGGGCTCATCACCTGCCGGGGGCCGGGGTCGTCGCGGGAGCCGATCACGTACCAGACGGAGGTGTGCCGGGCCTGGGCCAGCCAGTCCAGCTCCTGGTGCATCAGCACGTCGGCGGGGGTACGGGCGCGGTAGATGAGCGCGGCGCCGGGCGGCAGCTCCTCCAGCATCGCCCGCAGCGGCGCGATGCCGCTGCCGCCGGCGATCAGCAGCGCCCGCTCCCTCGTCCGGTGGGCGGCGGTGAAGGTGCCGGACGGGCCCTCCGCCCAGACGCGGGTGCCGGGGTCGAGGTCGCGCAGGTCGGCGGTGTGCGTGCCGACGACCTTGACGGTCAGCCGCAGCCAGCGGCCGTTGGCCGCGGCGGAGAGCGAGAACGGGTGCGACTGCCACCAGCAGCCCCGGGCCAGGAAGCGCCAACGGAAGTACTGCCCGCCGAGCATGTCGATCTGGTTGAGCCGCCGGCCGGTCAGGTAGATCGAGATGGTGTCCGGGCTCTCCGCCACCACGTCGGCCACGCTCAGCCGGTGCCGCAGGTTGAAGCGCAGCGGGGCGACCACCCGCCCCCAGAGCAGGGCGGCGAGCACCAGCAGGTAGGCGGCGATCCAGCCGGTGCGCACCGGTCCGGGCGGGTGCAGCTGCGCGCCGTTGCTGAACTGGTGGCCGAAGCCGAGCAGCAGCGCGGCGTAGCTGGCCAGGTGCAGGTGGTACCAGAGTTCGTAGGGCAGGACGGTGCGGATCGCCCGGACGCCGGTGACCCCGACCAGCACCATGACGCCGGCGGCGACGAACGCGGAGAGCATGTCCTCGTAGTCGCGCAGCAGCACGCCCACCTCGCCGAGCACGGACTGCCCGTCGGCCTCGGCGTAGGCGACCAGCAGCAGCGACAGGTGGGCCAGCACCGCGACGAGCAGGGTGGCGCCGAGGTCGCGGTGCAGGCGGGAGATCCGTTCGCCGCCGACCCAGCGTTCCAGCACGCCGAGGCGGCTCATCATCAGCACCTGCACCAGCAGCAGGTAGCCGGCGACCAGCCCGGTGATCCGCCCGGCGGCGGTGAGCAGGTCGCCGGTGTCCTTCATCGACCCGGCCGGGGTGTCCAGCCACCACGGCAGCACGGCGGCCACCAGGCCCGTCCAGAAGAGCAGGGCCAGGGCCCGCCGGCCGCCGGGCCCGCGTCGCGGCGGCGCCGGCGTCGGGGGTACGGGGGCAGCCGAACGGCCGCCGTACGGGGAACTCGTCCCGGTACGACGGCCGGCGGCCCAGGTGTCCTGGTACGTCACGCGTACAGCTTCATGGGGGTGTACTTCTGCCTCGGGAAGATCTTGTCCACCTCGGCGTTGGTCAGGCCGAACCGTCCCTGCGCCACGCTTCCGTAGACGTTGAACATGTTGTTGTACTCGGGTACGTCGCCGGAGTCCAGATCGTTCAATCCGTTCCAGGCGCCGAGCAGCGAGCCGGCGAGCTTGCGGCCGGACAGGATGGTCACCACTCCGCCGTGGCCGTGGTCGGTGCCGCCGCCGTTGGAGGCGACCCGCCGGCCGAACTCGCTGGAGACCATGACCGTGACGTCGGCGGCCTGCTCACCGAGGTCGGTGAAGAACGCGGCCAGCGCTTTGGCCAGTTCGTTGAGCCGCCGGTGCAGCTGCCCGCCGGGACGGGTGCCCTGGTTCTCGTGGGTGTCGTAGCCGCCCATGCCGACCGTGGCCACCCGGACGTTCGCCCCGCCCTTGATGAGCTGGGCGAGCTGCTGGAACGCGGAGCCGACGCCCTGGTACTCCACGCCCGCGGCCGGCTGGTACGGCCGGGCCGACAGCTTCTGCGCGGTGCTCAGCGCCGACATGCCGTCGAGCACCGCCTCCTGGACCGGGTGGTTGATCCCGGTGAACAGGCCACGGATCGCCTTCTCGGTGGCCGCCCGGTACTTCTCGTCGCCGTTGAGCCGCAGCGAGCCGACGTTGTTGATCGAGAGCGCGCCGTTGGTGCCGACCAGCGACCGGGGCAGCGTGCTGCCGATGCCGACGCTGCGGAACGCGGTGCCCTTGCCGAGCGCGTCGACCAGGCTGTCCAGCCAGCCCCGGCCACCGGTCTCGCCGGGCAGGCCGCCGAGGTTGCAGGCGTCGGCGGCCTGGAAGTGGCTGCGGGACAGCCGCTCGTCGGAGACCGCCGGGACGAACCCGAGCTGCCCGGCCCGCAGCCACTTCTCCAGCGGCGCGAACGCGCTGGTCAGCTTGAAGCCGCGGCCCAGCGCCAGCGAGTCGTCGCCGAGCAGCAGGTCGGGGCGGGCCTTGGCCAGCACCGGGTCCTCGGCGGGGGCGACCAGGCTCAGCCCGTCCAGCCCGCCGTAGAGGAAGACGTGGATCAGGGTGCCGGTCTTCGTCGCGGCGAACGACGCGGAGGTGGTGACGAACTGGGCGGTGGCCAGCGCGGTGGCGGTGGCGGCGGCGCCGGCGACGAAGGTCCGCCGGGTCACCCCCCGCCCGTCCTGCTGGGCCTCCTCCAGGTCCTCCAGCCGGCGGTAGCGGTCCCGTTCGGCGGCGTTCT
This genomic interval from Micromonospora coxensis contains the following:
- the mctP gene encoding monocarboxylate uptake permease MctP, producing the protein MWRDHLTEIIIFTALFLLVSAMGFVAARWRAPRDMAHLDEWGLGGRNFGGWITWFLVGGDLYTAYTFVAVPALVFGAGAMGFFAVPYTIVIYPLVFLVLCRLWSVSHRHGFVTPADFVRRRFDSPVLALLVAITGIVATMPYIALQLVGIEAVLKTMGVTGESALARHLPIIIAFAILAAYTYQSGLRAPALIAFVKDTLIYIVILVAVLWLPYKLGGWGAIFDSAEAKFAASPNPNDGVLLNANNQLQYVTLAFGSALALFLYPHSITGVLASRNRDVIKRNMSALPAYSLLLGLIALLGYMAIAADVKPLPGATAGSTDGNTIVPVLFDQQFPDWFAGVAYAAIGIGALVPAAIMSIAAANLFTRNIYKEYLKRDATAAQEANVSKITSLVVKVGAVACIVFLDPQFSIDLQLIGGVIILQTLPAVALGLYTRWFHRGALVAGWAAGMSVGMWMLYQIGNPVTGRKHFAGSAFPLSEFGFDTKKTIYVGIVAVLVNLVVAALVTLALRAAKVADGVDGTASDDYFADEGDPRVTPGPNRDADAAPEPVA
- a CDS encoding bifunctional RNase H/acid phosphatase, whose translation is MAVRAVVVEADGGSRGNPGPAGYGAVVRDRDSGEVLAERSEAIGTNTNNVAEYRGLIAGLEAAAELGASEVEARMDSKLVVEQMSGRWQIKHPGLRPLAAQAAALVDRFDSVRFSWIPRERNKHADALANAAMDAAAGTVVQRVEAEAPRAVAAPDSPARVAAREAAARAATRTGGSDPATVKPSWEPRPSFTATRLILVRHGETEWTVQQRYAGRADVPLSDTGRAQARATAARVAQLAPSVAAVLSSPLSRCTATAEAIAAALGDLPVRRQDDWIECDFGDWDGRTFAEVREGWPGELDAWLASTRVAPPGGESFATVAERTARAVAGLREAYPGETVVVVSHVSPIKLALRDALAAGDDFLHRLYLDAAGISVFDMWPDGGVAVRSVNDTAHLAAR
- a CDS encoding zinc ribbon domain-containing protein, producing the protein MKAEPQVQRRLLDLQAIDTSLAQLAHRRRALPERAELEALARELSALEDERVRAQVAVDDLDRDIARLEKDIDQVRARKSKDEDRLAAGTGPARELEALQHELVSLNRRQGDLEDAELELMEQRETAQGVLDGIEAKLADARERRAAAEQRRDDSLAEIAKEEEFKKAARKPLAADLPADLVTLYDKIREDTGLGAALLTAGRCGGCRLELSGADLARIRKSAPDDVVRCEECRRIMVRTNESGL
- a CDS encoding Nif3-like dinuclear metal center hexameric protein, whose amino-acid sequence is MSTTAAPPTVADVVAALERRYPRAWAEEWDRVGLVLGEPTTAVRRVACVVDVVPETVAEALAAGADMIVAHHPLLLRGVSSVAPTTYKGRIVHDLIRADVALYVAHTNADVADPGVSDALAARFGLTGLRPLHRPAPGSAADGPGRGIGRIGELPAPMTLAELTRHAADVLPATAWGVRAAGDPERVVRTLAVSGGSGDSFLAEASAAGVDAFLTADLRHHPAGEHLAAGGPALLDAAHWATERPWLDDLAAHLRADLGVQTVVSDLDTDPWTVHAAAPTLDDKEPHREG
- a CDS encoding flavoprotein, whose protein sequence is MSGPHPTSERREVLYVIACGSPLARHIGRLVELAQRDGWDVCVVTTPDGAKFVDRAALARQTGHPVRTHYKNAGDPDLLPPADAMIVCPATVNTVNKWAAGITDTLALGLLIEGQGKGLPVVAVPFTNAAMAAHPSFQAGLARLREWGTTVLYGEHVVPLHPPGTGERHLHAFPWEAAVAALPDRCRLTPAA
- a CDS encoding helix-turn-helix domain-containing protein, with amino-acid sequence MDELPIGRRVAYWRGRRKMSQQVFADRLGKSKSWVDKVERGVRRLDKFSVLYEIADILQVDVQLLLGKDPERRTDALNCIDQIEVQEIRAALERYDSMSAYFDAAPYPPPLADMRKAVNHAWLTYQYGRYGMLTRALPKLLRDAQAADAGFGGDQAKEAAHLLGQVYQIASSVLRKLGECDLAWLAADRSMAVAQRADDQLLAGVATTRVCNALVAMGRARPALELNVTIANRLAPGGMNDAEPDRLSVYGMLLLQGAMAAARIGDSATVDDLFNGAHEAATMLGSDQDHYWTSFGPTNLELHRAAAAVELGDGGRAVDIHQRIPEPAFNALLPERRAHHLLDIARGYAQIGDVANAGEMLLRGDRLAPSEIRCRPIAHEVMSDVLRRTRGAPPPPIAELAEHMGVGV
- a CDS encoding bifunctional DNA primase/polymerase, whose protein sequence is MWGNVGPRVAQLSSIERVRLRRIAVRYAVHGWEVTPGACLARSRFVCGRAGCPTVGCHPALEDWEHAASADPARVATWWRSRPHGVLLPTGRAFDVLEVAAHLGRHVLDAIPSHPAGPGVRGPVLVTPTGRWMFLVRPGDPLRPELEHCFHVVRHGPGSWVAAPPTRLPEGPVRWAVAPEQARWRLPDSYLVQNTIVEALRATGVTLTPDLLPGQLPLPRRGH
- a CDS encoding FAD:protein FMN transferase, with the translated sequence MGTAISLDLADDLPAATLHELAEQTFDWLREVDARFSTWRDDSEVCRLDRGELAPAEASANLRAVLDRCADLWRATDGFFDAYATGRLDPSGYVKGWSAQVASDRLVAAGAGNHCLNAGGDVVVRGLSPTGLPWRIGVAHPWDPTATCLVLAGTDLAVATSGVQHRGHHVHDPRRGVPARGLRSVTVVGADLGLADAYATAAMAMGESGVGWLDRLDGHLHAVVTDDARLLHSTALPLAP
- a CDS encoding FMN-binding protein, which encodes MRRALLAITGLAAGTTALVVLKGPPGAGQVAAVAQPPVAPAPADPSARPEATPTPAASGRAPSARPTDGAKRSPTARADTAAPRPAAPAPTTSAPRPTLRTVSGPQVSYEYGTLSVQITLSGTRIVNATGIGLPQSGQSGQRSDNVQATYSGTSGEVVRRQSADLDTVSDATATSEAYQRSLQAAIDRAR